The region TCGAGCGGATCGTGTAGGTCCAGGTGAGCTTGTCGGCGGACGGCTCCCACTTGGTGGCAAGGCCCGGGACGGTGTGGTTGTCCGCGGGGTCGTAGTTGGTCAGGTACTCGTACATGAGCCGGTGGATGCTCGTACTGAGCAGGCGCGAGGCCAGGAAGGGGCTCAGCGAGTCGACGCTCTGCGCGACCGCGACGGTGAGGACCTTCTTGCTCTCCTGCTTGCTCTCCTTGGCCTGCTGGCTCCCCTTGGCCTGAGCCTGTTGCGGGGCCGGGTTGAGCGGGGTCGCGAGACCGGCGGTGAGGGTGAGCGCGGCGGCGGCTGCGGCGGCGAGGAGCCGGGGGCGCAGACGTCCTCTGTTGGGCTGATCGTGTGTGTTCATGGGTCGGTGACCTCGCGTCATCGCTCGCACAGGGATGGCTGGTTGACCTACTGGATCAGGGTGATCGGGGGACGCCGGCGGGATTGATGTGTGTGTCTATCAGCGGCGGTCTCGGCGCGTCAACGGCGCGTGAACCCCGTGTGGCCTGCGGAAATAACGAGTTGGCGCGGATTTTTCGCTCATTGGTTCAGACCGGTGAAGCCCTCCTGGCCAGGGGGTGACGCCCTGTTTCGTGCCTGGACACGCGAAAGCCCGCACCCTGGGGGAAGGGCGCGGGCCTCGGCGAGAAACGGTGCCCCTGAAGGGCCCGATCGGGTTACTGATGTCCGGTTGTCGACGTCCGGCTTCGATGTCCGGTCACTGCTGTGGGGGTGCGGGCGGGGGAGGGGTCTGAGGGGGCTGGCCCTGGTACGGGGGATAGGGCTGACCCGGTTGACCGGGGTGGAACTGCTGGCCCGGCTGCGGAGGCTGGGGAGGCCCCGGATAGGGCTGGCTGGGCTGCGGGGGTCCCGCGTACGGCTGGCCCGGCTGCTGGGGATGGGGCTGCTGCCCCGGCATCGGTGCTCCTGGCACGCCCTGGCCCTGCGGGTAGGGGTACTGACCGGGCATCGGCGGGGCGGCCACCGGCGGCGGGTTGCCGTCGTTCGTCCACAGCCCGTGCGACTGCTGGTGCCGCACGATGTCCTCGGCGACCATCGCGGACAGGTTGAAGTACGCCTCCCGCACCTTGGGCCGCATCATGTCGAGGTCGACCTCGGCGCCCGCGGCCAGGTGCTCGTCGAACGGCACGACCACGACACCGCGGCAGCGCGTCTCGAAGTGGCCGACAATGTCCTCCACCTTGATCATCTTGCCGGTCTCACGCACCCCGGAGATGACGGTGAGGGACCGCGAGACCAGATCCGCGTACCCGTGCGCCGACAGCCAGTCCAGCGTCGTACTGGCACTGCTGGCACCGTCGACGGACGGCGTGGAGATGATGATGAGCTGGTCGGCGAGGTCGAGTACCCCGCGCATGGCGCTGTACAGCAGACCGGTGCCCGAGTCGGTCAGGATGATCGGGTACTGCCTGCCCAGCACGTCTATCGCGCGCCGGTAGTCCTCGTCGTTGAAGGTCGTGGAGACGGCCGGGTCGACGTCGTTGGCGATGATCTCCAGGCCGGAGGCGGCCTGCGAGGTGAACCGCCGGATGTCCATGTACGAGTTCAGGTACGGGATCGCCTGCACGAGGTCGCGGATGGTGGCCCCGGTCTCGCGGCGCACCCGGCGCCCGAGCGTGCCCGCGTCCGGGTTGGCGTCGATCGCCAGGATCTTGTCCTGTCGCTCGGTGGCCAGCGTGGAGCCGAGCGCGGTGGTGGTCGTCGTCTTGCCGACACCGCCCTTGAGGCTGATGACGGCGATCCGGTAGCACGACAGCACCGGGGTCCGGATCAGCTCCAACTTCCGCTGCCGCTCGGCTTCTTCCTTCTTCCCGCCGAGCTTGAACCGCGAGGAGCCGCCGGTGGGGCGACCACTCTTGGCCTTCTGCTTCTTGTTGTTGAGCAGCCGGTCGGAGGACAACTCCACCGCGGCCGTGTACCCGAGCGGGGCGGCGGCCGGGTTGGTGGGCTGACGCTGGTCGTGCTGGACGGGCTGCGGCCAGGCGGCTCCGGTACGGGGGTCCACCGGCGGCTGGGGCTGCGCCTGCTGCGCTGCCGGCTGCGGTCCCGGGTGGGGCTGCTGCGGGAAGCCGTAGCCGCCCTCCTGGGGCGCGTTCGGAGCCGGGGGCTGGGGGAAGCCGTAGCCCGACTGCGGGCCGGGGGCCTGCGGTGCGGGGGGCTGGGGCTGGTTGGCCTGCGGTGCGCCGCTGTGTGGCGCGTTGGCCTGCGGTGGGGTCGGCTGGGGAGCGGGCGCGCCCGTCTGCGGGAATCCGTAGCCGCTCTGCTGCGGTCCCGGGTGGGGCGGGACGGGGGCACTCGGCTGCGGGAACCCGTAACCGGTCGGCGGGGCCGGGGGGTTGGGCGCGGCGGGAGCCGGAATCCCGGGGTGCGGGAAGCCGTAACCGTCCTGCGGCGCGGGTGGCGCGGGCGGCGCGGGTACGGAAGCGTCGGCGACCGGAGGGGCCACGGGGCCCGGCGTGGGCGGCGTGCCCTGCGGATGCCAGGCGGCGGGCGCGGGCTGCGGAGCCTGCGGCTGGAACGGCGGCTGCGGCTGGGCGAGCGGCTGTTGCGGCGGGACCGCCGGCTGGGCCGTCGGCTGGGCGGGCGGCGGCCCCGGGTAGGGCTGCTGCTGGGGCTGCTGATGGGGGAAGCCGTAGCCACCCTGCTGGGGCGGCAGCGGCGGCTGTCCCTGTGCGGCGGTCGGCTGCGGCGGGACGGGTTCCTGGCCCTCCGCGGCCGTCGGTTGCGGCTGCTGAGGGGGCCCGGACTGCGGTGGCACGACCGGCTGGGGGGAGGGCCAGTGGGCCGCCGGGGCCGGGGCGGCGGGCTGGTAGGCGGGCGGCAGCGGCGGCAGTCCGCTCTGCGGCATCGGTGGGGGAGCCCAGGCGGGAGCGGCTGTCTGCGAGTCCTGCGGCACGTCGGTCCCGGCGTCCGGTGAGGTGTTCGCCGCGAGGTCCTGGGGCCAGTCGTCGAAGTCATCGGCTTCGTGCGCCGACGCGTCCTGGGACACGGGGGCCTCGGGAGCGGAGTCCTGAGCCGCGGTCTCCGCCGTCACGGCGGCAACGGGGCCCTCGCCCCCCGCGTCGTCGGCGCCCTCGGCGCCCTCGACGTCGCCGTCGGAGGCACCCGCGGGCTCCTTGAAGCCACCATCGGCTGCGGCTGTGGCGTCCTCGGAGTCCTCGTCGCCCGCGTCGGCCGGAACCTGCGCTGCCTCGACCTCACCGTGCGGGCCGTCTTCACCACCGGTCGGGTCCGTCACGTCGGCCCCGACGTGCGCGGGCTCCTGCCCGTGTCCCGCGGCGGAGTAGGTGACATCGGAGCCGTCGCCCGCGGGGCTGTTGTCGGAGCCGTCGCCCGCAGCGGCGGCGCCGGTTCCGTCGTGCTCGCTCGTGCCCGCGTTCGCGCCTTCCGCCGACGAGGGCGCTTCCCCGCCGGCCGCGACCTCACCGGAGGCCTCGGCGGACTGCTGCTCCCCGGCCGGCACGGCGGGCGCGCTCAACTCGAAGTCACCGCCGGTCGTGTCCTCGCCGTCCGATCCCTCACCGACCGGCGCGCCCTCGGCGACAGCGGCGTCCCCGGCGGGGCCTGCGGACGCTTCCTCGGCGGCTCGGGCCGCGGCCTCCCGCTCCGCGAACTCACGCTTGAGCGCGGCGGCGGAGAACCGCATGGTCGAGCCGCTCTCGATGTCACCGTTCCCGAGACCCGCCTCGTCGGCCGGTACGACCAGCGGCGTCCAGGCGGGCTGAGGTCCGGACGCGGGCACGGCCGGAGGCACCGGTGCTGCCGACGGAACGGGCGCGGCCGGAGGAACCGGTGCGGCCGGGTCGAACGACACCGGCGGAGCGGACGGCGCGGGAGGAGCCGGCGGAGGTGGGGTCGGCGAAGCCTGGGCCGAATGGCCCGACGCGTTCTGCGTGTACCAGGCGGGCGGCGCGTAGTCGATGGTGAACTCGCCCGTCGCCTCGACGGCGGACTCCGCGTCGGACTGGTCATCGCCGGGTGTGGCCCAGCCCCCGCGGATCCCGTCCCGATCGCTGTTCACAATTCCTCCTGGTGTGGTCAAGCACCCTCAATGCCGTGCTGACGCGACCGTTCGCTTCGCGTCTGTCTTCGCGTCTCTTCGTGCGAAGCGCGGGCGGGTCCGTCGACGGGTGGGTCGAGGGATACGGGTCGCGCCCGGTCCCAGCCTAATCACCACGAGCGCCATGACGGCAGGCCCGTCCGCCCCTCCGCACGGGTCCGCTCCGTCACACCTTGCCCAGAAGCGGCGTACGCACGCATCAAGGGAGTTAACAAATCGGGCAATCGTGGTGAACAAGCCGGGCACGACAAGGGGGAAATCGTTCCCAAAGGTCCAATTACGGACCGATGTTGAGTCGGCGATGCTCGGGGACGCTCGGTCAGTCCATCCTGCGCGGCGTACCGAACAATCCGGTCTCGGCGTCCGTGGGCTGAGTCATCACGTACTGCCGGTCGCGGTCGGCGCACCAGAGCGTGACCCCGTCGGCGAGCGTGGGCAGTGAGTCCACATCGCCTCGGGGCAGCGCCAACGCCCGCCCTATTTCGGCGGCTTCGTCCGGTGAGACCCGCTGCACGCCGACGAGCCGCGCCTGCCGCAGCAACCGGGGGGCCACCGGGCTGAGATACGGCAACAGCGTCAGCACCGACTGCCAGGGGCCGGAGACCACACGCCCGCGCGGCGGTCGCATCCCACAATCACGCACCACCAGCACCGGGTTGCCGGCCGAGGAGCCCTGCGGCGGAACCCGCCCCACGTCGTGCACGCTCATGCCGTTCTGCCCGCCGCCCATGGCGTGCACCATCTGCATCCAGGCCGGCGCGCGCCCCGTCTCCA is a window of Streptomyces sp. NBC_00271 DNA encoding:
- a CDS encoding SCO5717 family growth-regulating ATPase — encoded protein: MNSDRDGIRGGWATPGDDQSDAESAVEATGEFTIDYAPPAWYTQNASGHSAQASPTPPPPAPPAPSAPPVSFDPAAPVPPAAPVPSAAPVPPAVPASGPQPAWTPLVVPADEAGLGNGDIESGSTMRFSAAALKREFAEREAAARAAEEASAGPAGDAAVAEGAPVGEGSDGEDTTGGDFELSAPAVPAGEQQSAEASGEVAAGGEAPSSAEGANAGTSEHDGTGAAAAGDGSDNSPAGDGSDVTYSAAGHGQEPAHVGADVTDPTGGEDGPHGEVEAAQVPADAGDEDSEDATAAADGGFKEPAGASDGDVEGAEGADDAGGEGPVAAVTAETAAQDSAPEAPVSQDASAHEADDFDDWPQDLAANTSPDAGTDVPQDSQTAAPAWAPPPMPQSGLPPLPPAYQPAAPAPAAHWPSPQPVVPPQSGPPQQPQPTAAEGQEPVPPQPTAAQGQPPLPPQQGGYGFPHQQPQQQPYPGPPPAQPTAQPAVPPQQPLAQPQPPFQPQAPQPAPAAWHPQGTPPTPGPVAPPVADASVPAPPAPPAPQDGYGFPHPGIPAPAAPNPPAPPTGYGFPQPSAPVPPHPGPQQSGYGFPQTGAPAPQPTPPQANAPHSGAPQANQPQPPAPQAPGPQSGYGFPQPPAPNAPQEGGYGFPQQPHPGPQPAAQQAQPQPPVDPRTGAAWPQPVQHDQRQPTNPAAAPLGYTAAVELSSDRLLNNKKQKAKSGRPTGGSSRFKLGGKKEEAERQRKLELIRTPVLSCYRIAVISLKGGVGKTTTTTALGSTLATERQDKILAIDANPDAGTLGRRVRRETGATIRDLVQAIPYLNSYMDIRRFTSQAASGLEIIANDVDPAVSTTFNDEDYRRAIDVLGRQYPIILTDSGTGLLYSAMRGVLDLADQLIIISTPSVDGASSASTTLDWLSAHGYADLVSRSLTVISGVRETGKMIKVEDIVGHFETRCRGVVVVPFDEHLAAGAEVDLDMMRPKVREAYFNLSAMVAEDIVRHQQSHGLWTNDGNPPPVAAPPMPGQYPYPQGQGVPGAPMPGQQPHPQQPGQPYAGPPQPSQPYPGPPQPPQPGQQFHPGQPGQPYPPYQGQPPQTPPPPAPPQQ